The following proteins come from a genomic window of Nostoc sp. TCL26-01:
- a CDS encoding histone deacetylase yields the protein MLPVIYSDEFLDHKTGNYHPEKPERLTAIVYALKNAVFAKKIAWYEPTPALENASLMPLLVKAHSPGYINKVREIATTGGGYLDGDTPISPRSYDVALLAVSAWLDGIDTVLTTANSAFVLARPPGHHAESDAGMGFCLFSNAAIAAFYALEQPGINRVAILDWDVHHGNGTQAIVETHPQIAYCSLHQYPCYPGTGRATERGFHDNVLNLPVPPGSDISVYQPLWEKKIIPFLTDFQPDLLIVSAGYDGNADDPLASVNLQPEDYGLFTNYCLGITRKILFGLEGGYDFHTLAKSILATIEPCLG from the coding sequence ATGCTACCAGTCATTTATTCTGATGAGTTTTTAGATCATAAAACTGGAAACTACCATCCAGAAAAACCAGAACGTTTGACAGCAATTGTTTATGCCCTAAAGAATGCTGTCTTTGCTAAAAAAATTGCTTGGTATGAGCCGACACCAGCACTAGAAAACGCCTCTCTCATGCCGCTTTTGGTAAAAGCTCATAGTCCAGGATACATCAATAAGGTCAGGGAAATCGCTACTACTGGTGGTGGGTATTTGGATGGTGATACTCCCATATCTCCTCGTAGTTATGATGTGGCGTTACTCGCTGTGAGTGCTTGGTTAGATGGAATTGATACCGTACTGACAACAGCAAATTCGGCTTTTGTTCTCGCACGTCCACCAGGACATCATGCTGAAAGTGATGCAGGGATGGGGTTTTGTTTATTTTCTAATGCGGCGATCGCTGCTTTTTATGCCTTAGAACAACCAGGAATCAATCGCGTTGCTATTCTCGATTGGGATGTACATCATGGTAACGGTACTCAGGCGATCGTGGAAACTCACCCGCAAATTGCCTATTGTTCTCTCCATCAATATCCCTGTTATCCTGGTACTGGCAGAGCTACAGAGCGTGGTTTTCATGATAACGTACTGAATCTACCCGTACCGCCTGGTAGTGATATCTCAGTCTATCAGCCATTGTGGGAAAAAAAGATTATCCCATTTTTAACTGATTTTCAACCAGATTTACTCATTGTTAGTGCTGGTTATGATGGCAATGCTGATGATCCTCTAGCCAGTGTTAATTTGCAACCAGAAGATTATGGTTTATTCACTAATTATTGTTTAGGAATAACGCGAAAAATTTTATTTGGTTTAGAAGGTGGTTACGATTTTCACACACTAGCAAAGTCGATTTTAGCTACAATTGAACCTTGTTTAGGTTAG
- a CDS encoding chloride channel protein, which produces MLPNNSDRPDQPQRWKFLQLFGLVRRNPLVISRWVFRWVVVGIVCGLFAGLYWNILEFMTHQLQRFEGVSLLIVMPIAGLIIGLVIHFLGNPGEIAVIVDNIHFRGGRLDARKNPAMLLASLVSIAAGGSAGPEAPLVQVTGSFGTWVGDRLQLQGEDFRSMSLAAMAAGFTALFGSPLGGAMFALEILHHQHIVEYYEALMPAIVSSCASYLVFALITHLGIAPTWHFPQYRLENVDDFIVAVLLGVVGAIAGWVFMVIFRGCDRLLTMIPSPVYVRTTVAGLGLGILAALLPLTRYFGHEELDAVLTTSFSGVFLLVLALGKMTAISVTVTGGWRGGFIIPLFFTGACIGKAVAILVPGLNPALAMICTMAAINAAVTRTPISTTLLLAKLTNFHPFTPILFASLVGFFLAPKAPLIASQLKTQQYFEEVEK; this is translated from the coding sequence GTGCTACCAAACAATAGCGATCGCCCAGATCAACCTCAACGCTGGAAGTTTTTGCAACTTTTTGGACTAGTAAGGCGTAATCCTTTGGTAATTTCGCGGTGGGTGTTTCGCTGGGTGGTGGTAGGGATTGTTTGTGGTTTATTTGCTGGTTTGTACTGGAATATTTTGGAATTCATGACTCACCAACTGCAACGATTTGAGGGTGTGAGTCTGCTAATTGTCATGCCAATAGCAGGATTAATTATTGGCTTGGTAATTCATTTTTTAGGCAATCCAGGGGAAATTGCTGTGATTGTCGATAATATCCATTTTCGCGGTGGGCGCTTGGATGCGCGTAAAAACCCGGCCATGCTTCTGGCTTCTTTGGTGAGTATAGCGGCTGGAGGAAGCGCCGGCCCAGAAGCGCCACTGGTACAAGTTACGGGTTCTTTTGGGACGTGGGTAGGCGATCGCTTGCAACTCCAAGGCGAAGATTTTCGCTCCATGAGTTTAGCGGCGATGGCGGCTGGCTTTACTGCCTTGTTTGGTTCACCCTTGGGTGGGGCGATGTTTGCCTTAGAGATTCTGCACCATCAGCATATTGTCGAGTACTACGAAGCCTTGATGCCAGCTATCGTATCGAGTTGTGCTAGTTATCTGGTATTTGCTTTGATCACTCACTTAGGAATTGCGCCCACTTGGCACTTTCCCCAATACCGTTTAGAAAATGTCGATGATTTTATTGTGGCAGTTCTCTTGGGGGTTGTAGGGGCGATCGCCGGATGGGTGTTTATGGTAATTTTTCGTGGCTGTGACAGACTGTTGACGATGATTCCCAGCCCTGTATATGTACGTACTACTGTAGCAGGATTAGGATTAGGGATTTTAGCAGCTTTATTACCCTTAACTCGTTATTTTGGACATGAAGAATTAGATGCAGTTCTGACTACTAGTTTTTCTGGAGTTTTTCTCTTAGTTCTAGCGTTGGGTAAAATGACAGCCATCAGTGTGACAGTCACTGGTGGATGGCGTGGTGGGTTTATTATCCCTTTATTTTTCACTGGTGCTTGTATTGGTAAAGCCGTAGCAATTTTAGTTCCGGGACTGAATCCAGCACTGGCGATGATTTGCACAATGGCGGCTATTAATGCAGCCGTGACCCGCACACCAATAAGTACAACTTTATTGTTAGCAAAATTGACTAATTTTCATCCTTTCACGCCAATCCTTTTTGCTAGCTTAGTGGGATTTTTTCTAGCGCCAAAAGCTCCTTTAATAGCATCTCAACTCAAGACACAGCAATATTTTGAAGAAGTAGAAAAATAA
- the gyrA gene encoding DNA topoisomerase (ATP-hydrolyzing) subunit A, with protein MTTSQERIIPTDLRNEMSRSYLEYAMSVIVGRALPDARDGLKPVHRRILYAMHELGLTHDRPFRKCARVVGEVLGKYHPHGDTAVYDALVRMAQDFSMRSPLINGHGNFGSVDNDPPAAMRYTECRLQALTSAALLQDIESETVDFADNFDGSQQEPTVLPSRIPQLLLNGSSGIAVGMATNIPPHNLGELIDGLVALIHNPEITDIQLMQQHIHGPDFPTGALILGTAGIKEAYTTGRGSITMRGVANIETVEQRGRPDREAIIVTALPYQTNKAALIEKIAELVNDKRIEGIADIRDESDRDGMRIVIELKRDAYPRVVLNNLYKQTPIQANFGANMLALVDGEPQTLTIKQFLEVFLDFRIESINRRTRYELRKAEERDHILQGLLIALAQLDAIINLIRHAPDAPTAKGELITTYGLSEVQADAILQMQLRRLTALEADKIRQEHEDLQNQIADLQDILARRERVLDIVETEITQIKTSFATPRRTVITHGEGDIDDQDLIANEKAIILVTEQGYIKRMPVNTFEAQSRATRGKAAAKVKDDDTVEHFLTCCDHDSVLFFSDRGVVYCLKAYQIPVSSRTSRGTPIVQLLPIPKEEKITSIVPVDEFTSEEYLVMLTKGGNIKKTELAAFSNIRANGLIAISLEEGDQLRWVRRARVEDSIIVGSRQGMAIHFRCTHEQLRPLGRATRGVKSMKLKKGDELVGMDILPAAILETLNTEEVEIDEMETEEIETTEETAEVAEVADNNSGGPWVLVITTGGYGKRVPVGQFRLQNRAGQGLMATKFKNRKTKDQLATLGIVNNDNEIMMVTNRGIIIRQAVNAISIQSRSATGVRVQRLDEDDAITGVAIVPPDTGDAAEAE; from the coding sequence ATGACAACCTCACAGGAGAGGATTATCCCAACTGATCTGCGGAACGAAATGTCCCGGTCTTATCTGGAATACGCCATGAGTGTGATAGTAGGTAGGGCGCTACCAGATGCCAGGGATGGTCTAAAACCTGTGCATCGTCGCATCCTCTACGCTATGCACGAGCTGGGATTAACTCACGATCGCCCGTTTCGGAAATGCGCCCGTGTGGTGGGGGAAGTGTTGGGTAAATATCACCCCCACGGCGATACAGCAGTGTATGATGCCTTGGTGCGGATGGCGCAGGATTTTTCCATGCGATCGCCCCTGATTAACGGACATGGTAACTTCGGTTCTGTAGATAACGATCCCCCGGCGGCGATGCGTTATACAGAATGTCGCTTGCAAGCCTTAACCAGTGCTGCCCTCCTGCAAGACATCGAATCGGAAACAGTAGATTTTGCTGACAACTTCGACGGTTCCCAACAAGAACCAACAGTTCTACCGTCCCGCATCCCCCAGTTACTACTCAATGGTTCCTCTGGGATTGCTGTGGGTATGGCAACCAATATTCCTCCCCACAACTTAGGCGAATTGATTGATGGATTAGTAGCACTGATTCATAATCCAGAAATCACCGATATCCAGTTGATGCAGCAACACATCCACGGGCCAGACTTCCCGACAGGGGCATTGATTTTGGGGACAGCCGGGATTAAAGAAGCCTACACCACCGGACGCGGTTCGATCACCATGCGTGGTGTCGCTAATATTGAAACAGTGGAACAACGGGGACGGCCAGATAGAGAAGCCATCATTGTTACAGCATTACCATACCAAACCAACAAAGCTGCCCTGATCGAAAAAATTGCCGAGTTGGTGAACGACAAGCGAATTGAAGGAATTGCAGATATCCGTGATGAAAGCGATCGCGATGGGATGCGTATCGTCATCGAACTCAAGCGCGATGCTTATCCTCGTGTGGTGTTGAACAACCTCTACAAGCAAACACCAATCCAAGCCAACTTTGGGGCGAATATGTTGGCCCTCGTGGACGGTGAACCCCAAACCCTCACCATCAAGCAATTCTTAGAAGTCTTCCTCGACTTCCGGATCGAATCCATCAACAGGCGTACCCGTTACGAACTGCGGAAAGCGGAAGAACGCGACCACATTTTACAAGGTTTATTAATTGCCCTGGCACAGCTAGACGCAATCATTAATTTGATTCGTCATGCACCCGATGCACCCACAGCCAAAGGGGAGCTAATTACCACCTACGGACTGTCGGAAGTGCAAGCCGATGCCATTTTACAAATGCAGCTACGGCGGTTAACTGCTCTAGAAGCCGACAAAATCCGTCAAGAACACGAAGATTTACAAAACCAAATTGCCGATTTACAAGATATTTTGGCACGACGGGAAAGGGTATTAGACATTGTTGAAACCGAAATTACCCAAATCAAAACTAGCTTTGCCACACCTCGGCGGACAGTCATTACTCATGGTGAAGGCGACATCGATGATCAAGACCTAATTGCTAACGAAAAAGCCATAATTTTGGTGACAGAGCAAGGTTACATCAAACGGATGCCTGTCAACACCTTTGAAGCTCAAAGCCGTGCCACCAGAGGCAAAGCCGCCGCCAAAGTCAAAGATGATGATACTGTTGAACATTTCTTGACTTGTTGCGATCATGACAGCGTTTTATTCTTTAGCGATCGCGGTGTCGTCTACTGCTTGAAAGCCTATCAAATCCCCGTTAGTTCTCGCACCAGTCGCGGTACACCCATCGTCCAATTACTCCCCATTCCCAAAGAGGAAAAAATCACCTCCATCGTCCCTGTGGATGAGTTTACCAGTGAAGAATATCTGGTCATGCTCACCAAAGGCGGCAACATTAAGAAAACAGAATTAGCAGCCTTTAGTAATATTCGCGCCAACGGCTTAATTGCTATCTCTTTAGAAGAAGGTGATCAACTGCGGTGGGTACGTCGTGCCAGAGTCGAAGACAGCATAATTGTTGGTTCTCGTCAAGGTATGGCCATTCACTTTAGATGTACCCACGAACAACTCCGTCCTCTGGGTAGAGCGACTCGTGGCGTAAAATCCATGAAACTGAAAAAAGGTGATGAATTAGTGGGGATGGATATTCTCCCGGCGGCAATTTTAGAGACCTTGAACACCGAGGAAGTAGAAATCGACGAGATGGAAACCGAAGAGATCGAAACCACCGAAGAAACTGCAGAAGTGGCAGAAGTTGCCGATAACAATAGTGGTGGCCCTTGGGTGTTGGTAATCACAACAGGAGGATACGGTAAGCGCGTACCGGTTGGGCAATTCCGCCTACAAAATCGAGCTGGTCAAGGTTTGATGGCTACCAAATTTAAAAACCGCAAAACTAAAGACCAATTAGCCACTCTCGGTATCGTCAACAACGATAATGAAATCATGATGGTGACAAATCGGGGGATCATTATTCGGCAAGCTGTGAATGCAATTTCTATCCAATCGCGATCGGCCACTGGTGTAAGAGTCCAACGCCTCGACGAAGACGATGCAATTACCGGAGTAGCAATAGTTCCCCCCGATACAGGCGATGCGGCAGAAGCTGAATAA
- the lnt gene encoding apolipoprotein N-acyltransferase encodes MRQKLNKYQGDRLISLLPALIALTSGIFMGLTVAPFGAWFLAWIALTPLWIFIVISAKRKNPSPPPLLLGLLWGIGYHSVALFWITGIHPMDWLGVPWWPSLAITGFCWSFVSLYGGVFVAIWAACLVRLAQQKTWSRILVATAIWCGLESLWSAGPLWWSSLAYTQSPHNLVILHLGQLSGPNFVTAALVSVNGLIAEAWINRQDAAPIRLVNKYLAVAVGLLITLHLIGFILYTRPIAQPPATALKVGIVQGNIPNKMKLLPQGVRRAITGYTEGYLTLVNQGVEAVLTPEGALPFFQRDLATTPLVSAIQKKGIVAWVGAFGEKGRSYTNSLFTINSKGEVISRYDKAKLVPLGEYIPFEGIIGGLIQRLSPLDEHQVPGSPNQVFDTPFGRAIVGICYESAFPQVFRRQAAIGGEFILSASNDAHYSAAMPFQHHAQDIMRAIETDRWSVRATNTGYSAFVDPHGKTLWMSGYNVYATHAATIYRRQTQTLYVRWGDWLTPLLFGLSALSQFVIKTREL; translated from the coding sequence ATGCGGCAGAAGCTGAATAAATATCAGGGAGATCGGCTAATATCCTTACTCCCTGCTCTAATTGCCTTAACTAGTGGCATTTTCATGGGGCTAACCGTAGCCCCTTTTGGCGCATGGTTCCTAGCGTGGATTGCCCTAACTCCCCTGTGGATATTCATAGTTATTTCCGCCAAGAGAAAAAACCCATCTCCCCCTCCCCTTCTCCTTGGCCTACTCTGGGGTATCGGTTATCACAGCGTTGCCCTATTTTGGATCACTGGCATTCATCCTATGGATTGGCTAGGCGTTCCCTGGTGGCCAAGCTTGGCCATCACAGGATTTTGCTGGTCATTCGTCAGCCTTTACGGAGGAGTATTCGTTGCTATTTGGGCAGCTTGTTTGGTGCGTCTTGCCCAGCAAAAAACCTGGTCACGTATCCTTGTGGCTACAGCTATATGGTGCGGATTAGAGAGCCTTTGGAGTGCGGGGCCTTTGTGGTGGAGTTCCCTAGCTTATACCCAATCTCCTCACAACTTAGTCATTTTACACCTTGGGCAACTATCCGGGCCGAATTTTGTCACAGCAGCACTGGTGAGTGTCAATGGTTTAATTGCTGAAGCTTGGATCAATCGTCAAGATGCCGCACCCATTCGCCTAGTGAATAAATATTTAGCAGTAGCGGTAGGATTATTAATTACTCTACATCTAATTGGTTTTATCTTATACACTCGTCCGATTGCCCAACCCCCAGCTACAGCTTTAAAAGTGGGTATTGTTCAAGGCAATATCCCCAACAAAATGAAGCTGTTGCCCCAAGGAGTTCGCCGGGCGATTACAGGTTACACAGAAGGGTATTTAACTTTGGTAAATCAAGGCGTAGAGGCAGTTTTAACACCAGAAGGAGCATTACCTTTTTTTCAACGTGATTTAGCTACAACTCCTCTAGTATCGGCTATTCAGAAAAAAGGCATCGTTGCTTGGGTAGGAGCTTTTGGTGAAAAAGGACGCAGTTATACCAACAGCTTATTTACTATCAACAGTAAAGGCGAAGTTATTAGCCGCTATGATAAAGCCAAACTAGTACCTTTAGGAGAATATATTCCCTTTGAAGGAATTATTGGTGGCTTGATTCAGCGCTTGTCTCCACTGGATGAACATCAAGTTCCCGGTTCACCAAATCAAGTTTTTGACACGCCTTTTGGTCGGGCGATTGTGGGGATATGTTACGAATCTGCTTTTCCCCAAGTTTTTCGTCGGCAAGCAGCAATTGGTGGAGAATTTATCCTGAGTGCGTCCAATGATGCTCATTACAGTGCGGCTATGCCATTCCAGCACCATGCTCAGGATATCATGCGGGCAATTGAAACTGATAGATGGTCAGTGCGGGCAACAAATACAGGCTATTCAGCTTTTGTTGATCCCCACGGTAAAACTTTGTGGATGTCTGGATACAATGTTTACGCAACTCATGCAGCAACTATTTATCGCCGCCAAACACAAACTTTATACGTGCGTTGGGGGGATTGGTTGACCCCTTTATTATTTGGTTTAAGTGCGTTGTCTCAATTCGTAATTAAGACTAGAGAATTATGA
- a CDS encoding DUF4870 domain-containing protein, producing the protein MESLEQRKLLSALSHGAIFFSSTIVSIGIPIAILLLSEDSVVKANAKESLNFHINLYIYGIIFALLIFVVIGFFLLIGLGVISIIMPIIAIIKVLNEPNVPYRYPFIFRLV; encoded by the coding sequence ATGGAAAGCTTAGAGCAACGCAAGTTGTTATCTGCACTGAGTCATGGGGCGATATTTTTTAGTTCGACGATAGTGTCTATTGGTATACCTATTGCCATTTTGTTGCTGAGTGAAGATTCTGTTGTCAAAGCTAATGCTAAAGAATCGTTGAATTTTCACATCAACCTTTACATCTACGGAATTATTTTTGCTTTGCTGATTTTCGTAGTCATTGGCTTTTTTCTGTTGATTGGCTTAGGAGTGATCAGTATTATCATGCCAATCATCGCCATTATCAAAGTTCTCAATGAGCCGAATGTGCCGTATCGCTATCCGTTTATTTTTCGTTTGGTGTAA
- a CDS encoding alr0857 family protein, whose amino-acid sequence MLKLIYTENSFYLECSTMSLEEWVGQRVILALRLSQNLCVAPSTASFLLPVDLPGIEALKAEAKRADSEIIDLSVCDPEYLEVTLRGSWLSDGAEDADGVFVTMMSDRTEFFLHKLWQAAQACASVISE is encoded by the coding sequence ATGCTGAAATTAATTTACACGGAAAACAGCTTTTATTTAGAGTGTTCAACAATGTCCCTAGAGGAATGGGTAGGACAAAGAGTCATCTTAGCACTACGTCTTAGTCAAAATTTATGTGTTGCACCTAGCACCGCGTCCTTTTTGCTACCTGTGGATTTACCAGGAATTGAAGCACTCAAGGCAGAAGCTAAACGTGCTGACAGTGAAATCATTGATCTGTCGGTTTGTGATCCTGAGTATCTAGAGGTTACTCTGCGTGGTAGTTGGCTATCAGATGGTGCAGAAGATGCTGATGGTGTGTTCGTCACGATGATGAGCGATCGCACAGAGTTCTTCTTACATAAACTATGGCAAGCTGCTCAAGCTTGTGCTTCAGTGATCAGTGAATAA
- a CDS encoding HNH endonuclease: protein MAIAMPVLEQSVVVFSQNYLPLCRVNIKRAIALLITNKAEPLVGSTDKGWRVHSPSLIVDVPKHIRLTIASIERTWKVPPVNRREVLRRDHHSCQYCGSNKRLTLDHVIPKSRGGSHTWDNVVAACARCNSRKGDRTPTEAGMPLRHKPKAPVHPAVAFAVSEAWRDSATQFWIDVQANLE, encoded by the coding sequence GTGGCTATCGCAATGCCAGTGTTAGAGCAATCTGTGGTGGTATTTTCGCAAAATTACTTACCACTGTGTCGAGTCAATATCAAGCGAGCGATCGCACTATTAATTACCAACAAGGCTGAACCTTTAGTTGGTTCTACAGACAAGGGATGGCGAGTTCATTCACCTAGTTTGATAGTTGATGTTCCAAAACATATTCGCTTAACAATCGCTTCTATTGAACGGACATGGAAAGTTCCACCTGTGAATCGGCGGGAGGTTTTGCGACGAGATCATCATAGTTGTCAATATTGCGGTAGCAATAAACGTCTGACGCTAGATCACGTCATTCCTAAGTCTAGAGGTGGTTCTCACACTTGGGATAACGTAGTTGCAGCTTGTGCTAGATGTAACTCACGTAAAGGCGATCGCACTCCCACAGAAGCGGGGATGCCATTACGTCACAAACCGAAAGCACCAGTCCATCCGGCGGTAGCCTTTGCAGTTAGTGAAGCTTGGCGTGACAGTGCCACACAGTTCTGGATCGATGTGCAAGCAAACCTGGAATAA
- a CDS encoding GAF domain-containing sensor histidine kinase: MKKRLLLPPQSPEHPERLKPYPVKLMQHQEQTAPELAHKINHIIANSRATALMLQEIAELVGLAANVDCCCLVTVTNDESTEPTTASWCSDEYLGIPLPHEMFSMERFLMELLVLQCAAEPRSIDEISVIRESLAIGCQNLPLPVKAVLAIPTQFGGINNGVISLIKFQPYDWHESEKQILKTIESSCAIAFSQVTQAQLIASQQQYLQKSNQHQSLIRQLTVLSRSNLELNQMLQLAIASTAESLQADRGLLILLKYTDPLFRTPARRQIPQAKADVVGEWRREKTNSSDISSESFFLADCGLCQRVFVEPGRPVIINDYTHLQDTSTVAPLFSITQLPAVLLMPLENQGKILGFLVLQQSVARNWQTAELNLVEMVCAQVSNAIIQSKTLRQVQTLVDERTAKLQSSLELQNRLRERTKQYVEQLRELNQFKDEFISNISDRLRHPLTNMRMSIKNLRLPGITPERQGRYLDILENECTKEINLINDLLMLQKLESEQEPPRFETIDLNTRIKEISNSLAPRLESKGLTINLDITNEPLKLQTELESVDRILQELLNNAHTYSERDTIIHLHTSHQVNQLVDQVMIKVTNTGRGISEEEATYIFDRFRRGRGGRWTPGTGLGLALVKSLVQHLNGAIAVESTPIPNSQLSEICFTLTLPQFSDESKPYSESD, from the coding sequence ATGAAAAAGCGTTTATTATTGCCGCCACAGTCCCCCGAACACCCAGAGCGACTAAAACCATACCCAGTCAAACTGATGCAGCATCAGGAACAAACAGCCCCAGAGTTGGCACACAAGATTAATCACATCATTGCTAATAGTCGAGCAACGGCATTGATGCTGCAAGAAATTGCCGAATTGGTAGGGCTTGCCGCAAATGTAGATTGTTGCTGCTTGGTGACAGTGACTAACGATGAATCAACCGAACCTACAACCGCTAGTTGGTGTTCTGATGAATATCTAGGAATACCGCTTCCCCATGAAATGTTCTCAATGGAACGATTTCTCATGGAATTACTAGTTTTGCAATGTGCAGCAGAACCACGCAGTATCGATGAGATTTCTGTCATCCGCGAGAGTTTAGCCATTGGATGTCAAAATTTACCTTTACCAGTCAAGGCAGTTTTAGCCATACCGACTCAATTTGGTGGGATAAATAATGGTGTAATTAGTCTGATTAAGTTCCAACCTTATGATTGGCATGAGTCAGAAAAACAAATCCTCAAGACAATCGAATCGTCTTGTGCGATCGCTTTCTCTCAAGTGACACAAGCACAGTTGATTGCTTCTCAGCAACAATATTTACAAAAGAGCAACCAACACCAAAGTTTAATTCGACAATTAACTGTATTAAGTCGTAGCAACTTGGAGTTAAATCAAATGCTCCAACTGGCAATAGCATCTACAGCCGAATCTTTACAAGCAGATCGGGGTTTACTCATCCTGTTGAAGTATACAGATCCATTGTTTAGAACTCCAGCGAGAAGACAAATTCCCCAAGCCAAAGCTGATGTTGTCGGTGAGTGGCGACGGGAAAAAACTAATTCCTCTGATATCTCATCTGAATCTTTCTTCTTGGCTGATTGTGGGTTATGTCAACGGGTGTTTGTCGAGCCGGGAAGACCAGTTATTATTAACGATTACACTCATCTACAAGATACTTCTACAGTAGCCCCACTGTTTTCTATTACCCAATTGCCAGCTGTATTGTTAATGCCACTGGAAAATCAAGGTAAAATCCTCGGTTTTTTAGTGCTACAGCAATCTGTGGCACGTAACTGGCAAACAGCCGAACTCAACTTAGTAGAAATGGTTTGCGCTCAAGTCAGCAATGCCATTATTCAATCAAAAACGTTGCGGCAAGTGCAAACTCTAGTAGACGAACGGACAGCAAAATTGCAAAGTAGCCTGGAATTACAAAACAGATTGCGTGAAAGAACAAAGCAATATGTAGAACAACTCCGGGAACTGAACCAGTTTAAAGATGAATTTATCAGCAATATCAGCGATCGCTTGCGTCATCCCCTGACAAATATGCGGATGTCGATTAAGAATTTACGTTTACCGGGAATTACTCCAGAACGCCAAGGAAGATACTTAGATATTCTCGAAAACGAATGTACTAAGGAAATTAATTTAATCAATGACTTGCTGATGCTGCAAAAGTTAGAGTCAGAGCAAGAACCACCACGCTTTGAAACTATTGATTTAAATACCAGAATTAAAGAAATAAGCAATTCTTTAGCTCCAAGACTGGAAAGTAAAGGATTAACCATAAATTTAGACATTACAAATGAGCCGTTAAAGCTGCAAACAGAATTGGAGAGTGTTGACCGCATCCTCCAAGAGTTATTAAATAATGCTCATACGTACTCAGAGCGTGATACTATCATTCACCTGCACACTAGTCACCAAGTTAATCAACTTGTCGATCAAGTTATGATCAAAGTGACGAATACAGGACGTGGCATCTCCGAAGAAGAGGCTACCTACATATTTGATAGGTTCCGTCGCGGTAGAGGAGGTCGCTGGACTCCAGGGACAGGACTGGGACTAGCTTTAGTGAAGTCCTTGGTGCAGCACTTAAATGGAGCGATCGCTGTTGAGAGTACCCCTATCCCTAATTCTCAACTGAGCGAAATCTGCTTCACTCTGACTTTGCCCCAGTTTTCTGATGAAAGCAAACCATATTCTGAAAGTGACTAA
- a CDS encoding SRPBCC family protein, with protein MKANHILKVTKQYNTTEDLEFNSDVDGELDADNLPSVEIQVEKIAERQRQITARVHIPQPVEQVWKVLTDYEALAEFIPNLAKSCVLDHPNGGIRLEQIGSQRLLNFNFCARVVLDLQECFPNAINFQMVEGDFKGFSGSWCLEPLGVGEVSGTNLCYTIQVWPRMTMPIAIVERRLSTDLKANLLAIYRRVEHLAQISV; from the coding sequence ATGAAAGCAAACCATATTCTGAAAGTGACTAAACAATACAACACCACAGAAGACTTGGAATTTAACTCTGATGTCGATGGCGAATTAGATGCAGATAATTTGCCATCTGTAGAAATCCAAGTGGAGAAAATTGCCGAACGACAACGGCAGATTACTGCCAGAGTCCACATTCCTCAACCAGTGGAACAAGTCTGGAAGGTATTGACGGATTATGAAGCCTTAGCTGAATTTATTCCCAACTTGGCTAAGAGTTGTGTACTAGATCATCCCAACGGCGGTATCCGACTCGAACAAATCGGCTCTCAGCGTTTACTCAATTTTAATTTTTGCGCCCGCGTGGTTCTGGATTTGCAAGAATGCTTCCCAAACGCAATTAATTTCCAGATGGTAGAAGGAGATTTTAAGGGTTTTTCGGGGAGTTGGTGTCTGGAACCTCTGGGAGTTGGTGAGGTGAGTGGGACTAATCTCTGCTACACCATTCAAGTTTGGCCAAGGATGACTATGCCCATCGCTATTGTTGAGCGTCGTCTTAGTACTGATTTAAAGGCTAACTTGCTGGCGATTTATCGGCGTGTTGAGCATTTAGCTCAGATCAGTGTTTAG